A single Wolbachia endosymbiont (group A) of Bibio marci DNA region contains:
- the tuf gene encoding elongation factor Tu — translation MTAVVEAFGKPHVNVGTIGHVDHGKTTLTAAITKHYGNFVAYDQIDKAPEERKRGITIATAHVEYQTEKRHYAHVDCPGHADYVKNMIVGAAQMDAAILVVSGVDGPMPQTREHILLAKQVGVGYIVVYINKADVADADMIDLVEMEVRELLSKYGFPGDEVPVVVGSALKALEDDSGEYGKKSIDKLMEKLDEYVAVPPRPVDLPFLLPIEDVFSISGRGTVVTGRIEKGEIKTGEEIEIIGLKETQKTICTGVEMFKKLLDKGSAGLNVGILLRGTKREEVERGQVLAKPGTITPHRKFKAEVYILKKEEGGRHTPFFANYQPQFYLRTTDVTGSIKLLNGKEMVMPGDNVSVEVELQVPIAMDKGLRFAIREGGRTVGSGVVSEILE, via the coding sequence ATGACAGCAGTAGTGGAAGCATTTGGAAAGCCGCATGTAAATGTGGGAACAATAGGACATGTGGATCATGGGAAGACAACGTTAACAGCGGCGATAACAAAGCATTATGGAAATTTTGTAGCGTACGATCAGATAGATAAAGCGCCAGAAGAAAGGAAGAGGGGGATAACGATAGCAACAGCGCATGTTGAGTATCAGACGGAAAAAAGGCATTATGCACACGTTGATTGTCCTGGACATGCTGACTATGTAAAGAATATGATAGTAGGTGCAGCACAGATGGATGCAGCGATATTGGTAGTGTCGGGAGTTGATGGGCCAATGCCACAAACGAGAGAGCATATATTGCTGGCGAAGCAGGTGGGTGTTGGATATATCGTGGTGTATATAAATAAAGCTGATGTTGCTGATGCTGATATGATAGATTTAGTAGAAATGGAAGTGAGGGAATTGCTGAGTAAATACGGATTTCCAGGGGATGAAGTGCCTGTGGTAGTTGGGTCAGCACTCAAGGCGCTGGAGGATGACAGCGGCGAATATGGAAAGAAATCAATAGACAAATTGATGGAAAAGTTAGATGAATATGTGGCGGTTCCACCAAGGCCTGTGGATTTACCATTTTTATTGCCAATCGAAGATGTATTTTCGATATCGGGGCGAGGGACGGTGGTAACAGGAAGAATAGAGAAGGGAGAGATAAAGACGGGAGAAGAGATAGAGATAATAGGTCTGAAGGAGACGCAAAAGACGATATGCACAGGTGTAGAAATGTTTAAGAAGTTGCTGGATAAGGGAAGTGCAGGACTCAATGTAGGAATATTGTTAAGAGGAACAAAAAGAGAAGAAGTGGAGAGAGGGCAAGTATTAGCAAAACCGGGGACGATAACGCCGCATAGAAAGTTTAAGGCGGAGGTTTATATATTAAAGAAAGAGGAAGGAGGAAGGCATACACCATTTTTTGCGAATTACCAGCCACAGTTTTATTTAAGGACAACGGATGTAACTGGGAGCATAAAATTGCTAAATGGGAAGGAGATGGTAATGCCAGGAGATAATGTGAGTGTAGAAGTAGAATTGCAAGTACCGATAGCAATGGATAAGGGATTGCGTTTTGCGATAAGAGAAGGCGGTAGAACTGTTGGTTCTGGTGTTGTTTCTGAAATTTTGGAGTGA
- the secE gene encoding preprotein translocase subunit SecE, with protein sequence MLKNLCVFFCDIKQEIRRIAWVKKQEVLSSLFVVMIVILCFSTFFCFVDFMSLYVIKALFGIIYGM encoded by the coding sequence ATGTTAAAAAATTTGTGTGTTTTTTTTTGTGATATAAAGCAAGAAATACGAAGAATTGCTTGGGTAAAGAAACAGGAGGTGTTGTCATCTCTATTTGTTGTAATGATTGTTATATTATGCTTTTCGACTTTCTTCTGTTTTGTGGATTTTATGTCTCTTTACGTAATTAAGGCTTTATTTGGAATTATTTATGGAATGTGA
- the nusG gene encoding transcription termination/antitermination protein NusG — MECEYKWYIIKVDYGYEQNIRELVSDAVYFKEVFIPYQTVCNSKSDIKELCEVYVYMHLCDESKNILNQTPGFCSGESGDFEMISDDEISLKCKEFNRYKWYILRVASNCEEKVRQHILENSMKLGVNDYFKEVFIPYEELSEVELKSKKIATRRKCFPGYVFLYVNLCDEVLNFINNIPKSLKVYGFLKNGNIPKVILDDEIHSMCNALYDAQETKKLGYGYEKDEKVKINDGLFQNFTGKVNMVNDEKKIINVEVSILGKPTIIELDLAQIEKIED, encoded by the coding sequence ATGGAATGTGAATATAAATGGTATATCATTAAAGTTGATTATGGATATGAGCAAAATATACGCGAATTGGTAAGTGATGCTGTTTATTTTAAGGAAGTGTTTATTCCTTATCAAACGGTATGTAATTCAAAGTCTGATATAAAAGAGTTATGTGAAGTGTATGTATATATGCATCTATGTGATGAAAGCAAAAATATTTTGAATCAAACGCCTGGATTCTGCAGTGGCGAATCTGGTGATTTTGAGATGATTTCAGATGATGAAATAAGTTTAAAGTGTAAAGAATTTAATAGATATAAATGGTATATCTTGAGAGTTGCTTCCAATTGTGAAGAGAAAGTGCGCCAACATATATTGGAAAATTCTATGAAATTGGGTGTTAATGATTACTTTAAGGAAGTTTTTATTCCATATGAAGAGCTAAGTGAAGTAGAGTTGAAATCTAAGAAAATTGCTACACGAAGGAAATGCTTTCCTGGTTATGTCTTTTTATACGTGAATTTATGCGATGAAGTATTGAATTTTATCAATAATATACCAAAATCTCTTAAGGTTTATGGATTTTTGAAAAATGGTAATATTCCAAAGGTGATTTTGGATGATGAGATTCACTCAATGTGTAATGCACTTTATGATGCTCAAGAGACAAAGAAGTTAGGTTATGGTTATGAAAAAGATGAAAAAGTGAAAATTAATGATGGTCTTTTTCAAAATTTTACTGGTAAGGTAAATATGGTAAACGATGAGAAAAAAATTATTAATGTGGAAGTATCGATTTTAGGTAAGCCGACAATAATAGAGCTTGATCTGGCTCAAATAGAGAAAATAGAGGATTAA
- a CDS encoding 50S ribosomal protein L11: protein MSVVVAKINLLMEAGKAVPGPKIASVLGPRGIPVPKFCEAFNKVTSTANANYKVGDLVTVRISIKDDRSHDFTVSGPPVAYLLKQEAKLSKSSGNPGKELVAKLPMSAIIKVAKCKMVDMKVDNEDSAVKMVVGTAKSMGIEVVEG from the coding sequence ATGAGTGTTGTAGTTGCTAAGATTAACTTACTTATGGAAGCTGGGAAAGCAGTTCCAGGACCGAAAATTGCTTCAGTACTTGGTCCACGTGGTATACCTGTTCCTAAGTTTTGTGAAGCTTTTAATAAAGTTACTAGCACTGCTAACGCTAATTATAAAGTAGGCGATTTAGTAACAGTGCGAATTTCCATAAAGGATGATCGCTCTCATGATTTTACTGTCAGCGGTCCGCCTGTGGCTTATTTACTTAAGCAGGAGGCTAAATTAAGTAAAAGTTCTGGTAATCCTGGTAAAGAATTAGTGGCTAAATTACCTATGTCTGCTATAATTAAAGTGGCAAAGTGCAAGATGGTTGATATGAAGGTGGATAATGAAGATTCAGCAGTGAAAATGGTTGTAGGCACTGCAAAATCTATGGGTATAGAAGTTGTGGAAGGTTAG
- the rplA gene encoding 50S ribosomal protein L1 — translation MNTYNDNPKQCLKKIVESASAKFNESVDIAVNLGVDSRKSEEQVRGTVVLPKGIGKNIKVAVFAQDKHLLEAEKAGADIAGGEDLVEEIKKGRKLDVDWCITTPDFMAKITPIAKVLGAKGLMPNPKFGTVTSNIAEAIKTIKSGQVKFRTDKNGVIHGKLGNIKFDIDDLLENLKAFLKVIKDNKPISVKGIYFKGVFLNSTMGKAYKISKVEDVI, via the coding sequence ATGAATACATATAATGATAATCCTAAGCAGTGTTTGAAGAAGATTGTTGAGTCTGCTTCAGCAAAATTTAATGAATCAGTTGATATTGCAGTCAATTTAGGCGTAGATTCACGTAAATCTGAAGAGCAGGTGCGTGGTACAGTAGTTTTGCCTAAAGGTATCGGGAAAAATATTAAAGTAGCTGTTTTCGCTCAAGATAAACATTTATTAGAAGCTGAAAAAGCTGGTGCTGATATTGCAGGAGGAGAGGATTTAGTTGAAGAAATAAAAAAAGGTAGAAAATTAGATGTTGATTGGTGCATTACTACTCCTGATTTTATGGCAAAAATCACTCCTATTGCAAAAGTATTGGGTGCTAAAGGGCTGATGCCTAACCCTAAATTTGGTACTGTGACTTCTAACATTGCAGAAGCTATTAAAACCATTAAATCTGGTCAGGTGAAATTTAGAACAGATAAAAATGGTGTTATTCATGGTAAATTAGGAAATATTAAATTTGATATTGATGACTTGCTAGAAAATTTAAAAGCCTTTCTTAAAGTAATTAAAGATAATAAACCTATTTCTGTGAAAGGAATTTACTTTAAGGGTGTTTTTTTAAATTCAACTATGGGTAAAGCTTATAAGATAAGCAAAGTGGAAGATGTAATTTAA
- the rplJ gene encoding 50S ribosomal protein L10 encodes MKRKNKDEFIQSTINVFVNNDFLILVNFKSINANDSLTLRNSLKSIAGGVLVVKNTLARLALERTGKFSYLSGKFSGPVAIIYSSGIAEAAKLIVDFTNANKEKMSVICAAHLNELLTVEDVNKLAKLPSLDELRVKIMRLISYDIPARLALSINSSSMRLMRVLDYYSSKK; translated from the coding sequence GTGAAGCGTAAAAATAAGGATGAATTTATACAGAGCACAATAAACGTATTTGTAAATAATGATTTCTTAATATTAGTAAATTTTAAATCTATAAATGCTAATGATTCGTTAACTCTTAGAAATAGCCTGAAGTCTATAGCAGGTGGGGTATTAGTAGTTAAAAACACTCTAGCTCGCTTGGCTTTAGAAAGGACTGGTAAATTTTCTTATTTATCAGGCAAATTTTCTGGTCCTGTTGCTATTATATACTCTAGTGGCATAGCAGAAGCTGCAAAATTAATAGTTGATTTTACTAATGCTAACAAAGAAAAAATGTCTGTGATTTGCGCAGCTCATTTAAATGAATTGTTAACAGTGGAAGATGTTAATAAACTGGCTAAGTTGCCTTCTCTGGATGAATTGCGTGTTAAAATTATGCGTTTAATATCTTATGATATTCCTGCTCGGTTGGCGTTGTCTATTAATTCATCTTCTATGAGGCTTATGAGAGTTTTGGATTATTATAGTTCTAAAAAATAA
- the rplL gene encoding 50S ribosomal protein L7/L12, whose product MSNVTSDLVDKILSLNLLEASELVKVLEEKIGLPAGSFLGGAVGAGAPISDNAAAPAAQEKAEYKVVIKEIDASKKIGVIKAVREVNSTLGLKEAKELVESLPKDLTANVPKDEAEKIKQKLIEAGATKVELE is encoded by the coding sequence ATGAGTAATGTAACAAGTGATTTGGTTGATAAAATATTATCTTTAAACCTATTAGAGGCTTCTGAACTTGTAAAAGTTCTAGAAGAGAAAATAGGGTTGCCTGCTGGTTCTTTTCTTGGTGGAGCTGTTGGTGCTGGGGCGCCTATTAGTGATAATGCTGCTGCTCCTGCTGCTCAAGAAAAAGCTGAGTATAAAGTTGTGATTAAAGAAATTGATGCGAGTAAAAAAATAGGAGTTATTAAAGCTGTGAGAGAAGTTAATTCTACATTGGGTTTAAAAGAAGCAAAAGAGTTGGTTGAATCTTTACCTAAAGATTTGACTGCTAATGTTCCTAAAGACGAAGCAGAAAAAATCAAGCAAAAACTTATTGAAGCAGGAGCAACTAAAGTGGAGCTTGAATAA